Proteins encoded within one genomic window of Platichthys flesus chromosome 17, fPlaFle2.1, whole genome shotgun sequence:
- the mbpa gene encoding myelin basic protein isoform X1, whose product MATASSSGQSAFGLGRKKKNPGLMDQISKFFGGDKKKRSKGSFRGHHASSPQQSSARRKTNENAVAHFFRSIVSSPRPKSRWRDVLGLASSPRAEGAKSPVRRRRDQSTLSRIFNLGETKSRPPPKRWSTIF is encoded by the exons ATGGCTACGGCGAGCAGCTCAGGGCAGAGCGCATTCGGGCTcgggaggaaaaagaagaaccCTGGACTCATGGATCAGATTAGCAAATTCTTTGGGGGagacaaaaagaagaggagCAAG GGGTCGTTCCGGGGTCACCACGCCTCCTCACCCCAACAATCCTCCGCCCGTCGCAAGACCAATGAGAACGCTGTGGCGCATTTCTTCAGGAGCATT gtttCCTCTCCTCGTCCTAAATCCAGG TGGAGAGATGTCTTGGGCTTG GCCTCGTCGCCACGTGCCGAGGGCGCAAAGTCACCGGTCAGGAGACGCAGAGACCAAAGCACACTGTCCAGAATCTTCAACCTG ggAGAAACCAAGTCCCGTCCACCCCCCAAACGCTGGAGCACCATCTTCTGA
- the mbpa gene encoding myelin basic protein isoform X3, protein MATASSSGQSAFGLGRKKKNPGLMDQISKFFGGDKKKRSKGSFRGHHASSPQQSSARRKTNENAVAHFFRSIVSSPRPKSRWRDVLGLASSPRAEGAKSPVRRRRDQSTLSRIFNL, encoded by the exons ATGGCTACGGCGAGCAGCTCAGGGCAGAGCGCATTCGGGCTcgggaggaaaaagaagaaccCTGGACTCATGGATCAGATTAGCAAATTCTTTGGGGGagacaaaaagaagaggagCAAG GGGTCGTTCCGGGGTCACCACGCCTCCTCACCCCAACAATCCTCCGCCCGTCGCAAGACCAATGAGAACGCTGTGGCGCATTTCTTCAGGAGCATT gtttCCTCTCCTCGTCCTAAATCCAGG TGGAGAGATGTCTTGGGCTTG GCCTCGTCGCCACGTGCCGAGGGCGCAAAGTCACCGGTCAGGAGACGCAGAGACCAAAGCACACTGTCCAGAATCTTCAACCTG TGA
- the mbpa gene encoding myelin basic protein isoform X2 yields MATASSSGQSAFGLGRKKKNPGLMDQISKFFGGDKKKRSKGSFRGHHASSPQQSSARRKTNENAVAHFFRSIVSSPRPKSRASSPRAEGAKSPVRRRRDQSTLSRIFNLGETKSRPPPKRWSTIF; encoded by the exons ATGGCTACGGCGAGCAGCTCAGGGCAGAGCGCATTCGGGCTcgggaggaaaaagaagaaccCTGGACTCATGGATCAGATTAGCAAATTCTTTGGGGGagacaaaaagaagaggagCAAG GGGTCGTTCCGGGGTCACCACGCCTCCTCACCCCAACAATCCTCCGCCCGTCGCAAGACCAATGAGAACGCTGTGGCGCATTTCTTCAGGAGCATT gtttCCTCTCCTCGTCCTAAATCCAGG GCCTCGTCGCCACGTGCCGAGGGCGCAAAGTCACCGGTCAGGAGACGCAGAGACCAAAGCACACTGTCCAGAATCTTCAACCTG ggAGAAACCAAGTCCCGTCCACCCCCCAAACGCTGGAGCACCATCTTCTGA
- the mbpa gene encoding myelin basic protein isoform X4: MATASSSGQSAFGLGRKKKNPGLMDQISKFFGGDKKKRSKGSFRGHHASSPQQSSARRKTNENAVAHFFRSIVSSPRPKSRASSPRAEGAKSPVRRRRDQSTLSRIFNL; encoded by the exons ATGGCTACGGCGAGCAGCTCAGGGCAGAGCGCATTCGGGCTcgggaggaaaaagaagaaccCTGGACTCATGGATCAGATTAGCAAATTCTTTGGGGGagacaaaaagaagaggagCAAG GGGTCGTTCCGGGGTCACCACGCCTCCTCACCCCAACAATCCTCCGCCCGTCGCAAGACCAATGAGAACGCTGTGGCGCATTTCTTCAGGAGCATT gtttCCTCTCCTCGTCCTAAATCCAGG GCCTCGTCGCCACGTGCCGAGGGCGCAAAGTCACCGGTCAGGAGACGCAGAGACCAAAGCACACTGTCCAGAATCTTCAACCTG TGA
- the zbtb22a gene encoding zinc finger and BTB domain-containing protein 22 isoform X1, which translates to MDPTCSASAAPAGLTVQVCFPGARAAVLENLNRQREEGRLCDLSIQVQGQVFRAHRCVLAASSPYFHDQVLLKNVTTVSLPSVMDPVAFESVLSSAYTGQLSIVHEDIVNYVTVASFLQMWHIVDKCTEILKRPRLSVEVSSGEAAAAHQGPASRQQSPSSTDCLNLEREGRRRERKPDALPPLATWRRPQQFPRWGRPRPSSAQHLADTQLDTFPGYTESDYTSCEEAWVPSHAKTGHFAHDGLGHSSRHHGGFASGDTLKQKVRFQQRGAALSADRLLDRNRGSGDGDQNQERRKNEKREIEADEGIGDDAAEKESFAQMGHCADLHQVSNVNAQAAQASVKTSVDVMKEKVQSDHSSNLPSVHAYQSGDRDLGPSCSDSARQQWQSGPWSHQETRPQVGEAGSCSKDEDEEEEEEEENVDFECFTAGTFSRDTYDEIEDGTGQVSQRPLVPASPDFTTAASEGHWPSTSTGQSGSLTSTSSRHLSPSSAAFPPPSSPPTPSSSSSVSLAGAPYTGKVHFCHCGKAYTLKSMRDRHVKMQHLNLRPFGCPVCTKSFKMKHHLTKHLKTHGGLRPYECGLCGKKVIWRDSFLRHQARCERLASSSSANSNNMSTTAADMDDSYGYGFDEGEAFLVSGGQVKVEEVDFHGGMEGGGMGGLLGSVPGIVDELRTQSQNLNTGHVFKQEASESFGGN; encoded by the exons ATGGATCCGACCTGCAGcgcctctgcagctccagctggTCTCACCGTGCAGGTGTGTTTCCCCGGCGCTCGCGCTGCTGTGTTGGAAAATCTGAACCGTCAGCGGGAGGAGGGCCGGCTGTGCGACCTCTCCATCCAGGTGCAGGGTCAGGTGTTCCGGGCTCACCGCTGTGTGCTTGCTGCGTCCTCGCCCTACTTCCACGACCAG GTGTTACTGAAGAATGTCACAACAGTCTCTCTGCCCTCGGTCATGGACCCGGTAGCTTTTGAGAGTGTGCTGAGTTCCGCCTACACAGGCCAGCTGAGCATCGTGCATGAAGACATTGTGAACTACGTCACCGTGGCCAGTTTCCTTCAGATGTGGCACATTGTGGACAAATGCACTGAGATTTTGAAGAGGCCCCGGTTGTCGGTAGAAGTCTCCTCTGGAGAAGCCGCGGCAGCTCACCAGGGCCCCGCATCACGACAGCAATCCCCCAGCAGCACAGACTGCTTGaatctggagagagagggaagacggagggagaggaagcCTGACGCTCTGCCCCCCCTGGCTACCTGGAGACGCCCGCAGCAGTTTCCTAGATGGGGGCGTCCGCGGCCCTCGTCAGCCCAGCACTTAGCTGACACTCAACTGGACACGTTCCCCGGCTACACTGAGAGTGATTACACCAGCTGTGAGGAGGCATGGGTACCAAGCCATGCAAAAACAGGCCACTTTGCACATGATGGACTTGGACACAGTAGCCGGCATCACGGGGGGTTTGCCAGCGGTGACACATTAAAGCAGAAAGTCAGGTTTCAACAGCGGGGAGCAGCGCTGAGTGCCGATCGGCTGCTTGATAGGAACAGAGGAAGCGGGGATGGTGATCAGAACCAAGAAAGGAGAAAgaatgagaagagagagatcGAGGCAGATGAAGGAATCGGAGACGATGCCGCAGAGAAAGAGAGCTTTGCACAAATGGGACATTGTG CAGACCTGCACCAGGTTTCCAATGTGAATGCACAAGCCGCACAAGCCTCAGTAAAGACTAGTGTGGACGTGATGAAGGAAAAAGTGCAAAGTGATCACTCCTCCAACCTGCCCAGTGTTCATGCCTACCAATCAGGGGACAGAGATCTGGGCCCGTCCTGCTCGGATTCAGCCCGGCAGCAGTGGCAGTCGGGTCCCTGGTCCCATCAAGAGACCCGGCCTCAGGTAGGAGAGGCCGGCAGCTGCAGCAaagacgaggatgaggaggaggaggaggaggaggagaatgtggATTTTGagtgtttcacagcagggacctTCAGCAGAGACACGTATGATGAGATAGAGGACGGCACAGGACAGGTTTCCCAGAGGCCTTTAGTGCCTGCGTCTCCAGACTTCACCACGGCAGCCTCCGAGGGGCACTGGCCGTCCACCAGCACGGGACAAAGTGGCTCACTGACCTCCACCTCCAGTCGCCACCTGTCCCCGTCCTCTGCTGCTTTCCCTCCGCCATCCTCACCCCCAAccccctcttcatcatcctcggTCTCCCTCGCCGGTGCCCCCTACACAGGGAAAGTCCACTTCTGCCACTGTGGCAAGGCCTACACCCTGAAGAGCATGCGTGACCGGCACGTGAAGATGCAGCACCTCAATCTCCGGCCTTTTGGCTGCCCTGTTTGCACAAAGTCCTTCAAGATGAAGCACCATCTGACCAAGCACCTTAAGACCCACGGCGGGCTGCGGCCCTACGAGTGCGGCCTGTGTGGGAAGAAGGTCATCTGGAGGGACAGCTTCCTCAGGCATCAGGCGCGATGCGAAAGACTcgcctccagctcctcggccaacagcaacaacatgaGCACAACTGCGGCGGACATGGACGACAGCTACGGTTATGGATTTGACGAGGGAGAAGCTTTTCTTGTGAGCGGAGGAcaggtgaaggtggaggaggtggatttTCACGGGGGGATGGAGGGCGGAGGGATGGGTGGGCTGCTGGGCAGTGTGCCTGGGATCGTTGATGAACTCAGAACTCAGTCACAGAATCTGAACACGGGTCACGTTTTTAAACAGGAGGCGAGTGAGAGCTTTGGCGGAAACTAA
- the zbtb22a gene encoding zinc finger and BTB domain-containing protein 22 isoform X2 → MDPTCSASAAPAGLTVQVCFPGARAAVLENLNRQREEGRLCDLSIQVQGQVFRAHRCVLAASSPYFHDQVLLKNVTTVSLPSVMDPVAFESVLSSAYTGQLSIVHEDIVNYVTVASFLQMWHIVDKCTEILKRPRLSVEVSSGEAAAAHQGPASRQQSPSSTDCLNLEREGRRRERKPDALPPLATWRRPQQFPRWGRPRPSSAQHLADTQLDTFPGYTESDYTSCEEAWVPSHAKTGHFAHDGLGHSSRHHGGFASGDTLKQKVRFQQRGAALSADRLLDRNRGSGDGDQNQERRKNEKREIEADEGIGDDAAEKESFAQMGHCDLHQVSNVNAQAAQASVKTSVDVMKEKVQSDHSSNLPSVHAYQSGDRDLGPSCSDSARQQWQSGPWSHQETRPQVGEAGSCSKDEDEEEEEEEENVDFECFTAGTFSRDTYDEIEDGTGQVSQRPLVPASPDFTTAASEGHWPSTSTGQSGSLTSTSSRHLSPSSAAFPPPSSPPTPSSSSSVSLAGAPYTGKVHFCHCGKAYTLKSMRDRHVKMQHLNLRPFGCPVCTKSFKMKHHLTKHLKTHGGLRPYECGLCGKKVIWRDSFLRHQARCERLASSSSANSNNMSTTAADMDDSYGYGFDEGEAFLVSGGQVKVEEVDFHGGMEGGGMGGLLGSVPGIVDELRTQSQNLNTGHVFKQEASESFGGN, encoded by the exons ATGGATCCGACCTGCAGcgcctctgcagctccagctggTCTCACCGTGCAGGTGTGTTTCCCCGGCGCTCGCGCTGCTGTGTTGGAAAATCTGAACCGTCAGCGGGAGGAGGGCCGGCTGTGCGACCTCTCCATCCAGGTGCAGGGTCAGGTGTTCCGGGCTCACCGCTGTGTGCTTGCTGCGTCCTCGCCCTACTTCCACGACCAG GTGTTACTGAAGAATGTCACAACAGTCTCTCTGCCCTCGGTCATGGACCCGGTAGCTTTTGAGAGTGTGCTGAGTTCCGCCTACACAGGCCAGCTGAGCATCGTGCATGAAGACATTGTGAACTACGTCACCGTGGCCAGTTTCCTTCAGATGTGGCACATTGTGGACAAATGCACTGAGATTTTGAAGAGGCCCCGGTTGTCGGTAGAAGTCTCCTCTGGAGAAGCCGCGGCAGCTCACCAGGGCCCCGCATCACGACAGCAATCCCCCAGCAGCACAGACTGCTTGaatctggagagagagggaagacggagggagaggaagcCTGACGCTCTGCCCCCCCTGGCTACCTGGAGACGCCCGCAGCAGTTTCCTAGATGGGGGCGTCCGCGGCCCTCGTCAGCCCAGCACTTAGCTGACACTCAACTGGACACGTTCCCCGGCTACACTGAGAGTGATTACACCAGCTGTGAGGAGGCATGGGTACCAAGCCATGCAAAAACAGGCCACTTTGCACATGATGGACTTGGACACAGTAGCCGGCATCACGGGGGGTTTGCCAGCGGTGACACATTAAAGCAGAAAGTCAGGTTTCAACAGCGGGGAGCAGCGCTGAGTGCCGATCGGCTGCTTGATAGGAACAGAGGAAGCGGGGATGGTGATCAGAACCAAGAAAGGAGAAAgaatgagaagagagagatcGAGGCAGATGAAGGAATCGGAGACGATGCCGCAGAGAAAGAGAGCTTTGCACAAATGGGACATTGTG ACCTGCACCAGGTTTCCAATGTGAATGCACAAGCCGCACAAGCCTCAGTAAAGACTAGTGTGGACGTGATGAAGGAAAAAGTGCAAAGTGATCACTCCTCCAACCTGCCCAGTGTTCATGCCTACCAATCAGGGGACAGAGATCTGGGCCCGTCCTGCTCGGATTCAGCCCGGCAGCAGTGGCAGTCGGGTCCCTGGTCCCATCAAGAGACCCGGCCTCAGGTAGGAGAGGCCGGCAGCTGCAGCAaagacgaggatgaggaggaggaggaggaggaggagaatgtggATTTTGagtgtttcacagcagggacctTCAGCAGAGACACGTATGATGAGATAGAGGACGGCACAGGACAGGTTTCCCAGAGGCCTTTAGTGCCTGCGTCTCCAGACTTCACCACGGCAGCCTCCGAGGGGCACTGGCCGTCCACCAGCACGGGACAAAGTGGCTCACTGACCTCCACCTCCAGTCGCCACCTGTCCCCGTCCTCTGCTGCTTTCCCTCCGCCATCCTCACCCCCAAccccctcttcatcatcctcggTCTCCCTCGCCGGTGCCCCCTACACAGGGAAAGTCCACTTCTGCCACTGTGGCAAGGCCTACACCCTGAAGAGCATGCGTGACCGGCACGTGAAGATGCAGCACCTCAATCTCCGGCCTTTTGGCTGCCCTGTTTGCACAAAGTCCTTCAAGATGAAGCACCATCTGACCAAGCACCTTAAGACCCACGGCGGGCTGCGGCCCTACGAGTGCGGCCTGTGTGGGAAGAAGGTCATCTGGAGGGACAGCTTCCTCAGGCATCAGGCGCGATGCGAAAGACTcgcctccagctcctcggccaacagcaacaacatgaGCACAACTGCGGCGGACATGGACGACAGCTACGGTTATGGATTTGACGAGGGAGAAGCTTTTCTTGTGAGCGGAGGAcaggtgaaggtggaggaggtggatttTCACGGGGGGATGGAGGGCGGAGGGATGGGTGGGCTGCTGGGCAGTGTGCCTGGGATCGTTGATGAACTCAGAACTCAGTCACAGAATCTGAACACGGGTCACGTTTTTAAACAGGAGGCGAGTGAGAGCTTTGGCGGAAACTAA
- the scn1bb gene encoding sodium channel, voltage-gated, type I, beta b, with protein MAASQLLLLSLLCTLFVHQSHAACAEVASDTEAVAGKGFKLGCVSCKLRSEVESTAVIEWYFKPKGEADFFPIYTYGSGIATIEHEDFIDRVDWNGSKSSNDIQDGSIYVLNITFNDTGTFRCYFNRILIYPNHEYSTLVSKLVHLTVVAKATRGTASIVSEVMMYVTIIGLQVWLLIEMIYCYKKISAAGEEALREAANAEYLAIASEGKDNCAGVQVGE; from the exons ATGGCAGCAtcacagctcctgctcctctctctgctctgcacgCTGTTCG TGCACCAGAGCCATGCGGCCTGCGCAGAGGTGGCCTCGGACACCGAGGCAGTGGCAGGCAAGGGCTTCAAGCTGGGCTGCGTCTCCTGCAAGCTGAGGAGCGAGGTGGAGAGCACAGCCGTGATCGAATGGTACTTCAAGCCCAAAGGAGAAGCCGACTTTTTCCCT ATCTACACGTACGGCAGTGGAATCGCCACCATCGAGCACGAGGACTTCATCGACCGCGTGGACTGGAACGGCAGCAAGTCGAGCAACGACATCCAGGATGGATCCATATACGTGCTCAACATCACCTTCAACGACACGGGGACCTTCCGCTGCTACTTCAACCGCATCCTCATCTACCCCAACCACGAGTACAGCACTCTGGTCAGCAAACTGGTCCACCTCACCGTGGTGGCTAAAG CGACCAGAGGAACCGCTTCCATCGTGTCAGAGGTCATGATGTACGTGACCATCATCGGGCTGCAGGTCTGGCTCCTCATAGAGATGATTTACTGCTACAAGAAGATCTCAGCGGCCGGGGAGGAGGCGCTACGAGAAGCGGC AAATGCTGAATATTTAGCAATAGCCTCGGAGGGTAAAGATAACTGTGCCGGGGTGCAGGTTGGAGAATAG
- the naxe gene encoding NAD(P)H-hydrate epimerase, which translates to MLSARALFGIGVLVTSRAASVLAQTGTCPLPAAANNHQSNCFRSRAASTMAKTIKYLGQEEAQHIDEELFSEYGFSVDQLMELAGLSCATAITRAYPITSLVKARPSLLVVCGPGNNGGDGLVCARHLKLFGYEPTILYPKRPNKPLFQGLTTQCQKMEIPFLTEMPEAKLIDEAYNLVIDAIFGFSFKGTVREPFGFILDVLEKTTVPIASIDIPSGWDVEQGRADGLQPDMLISLTAPKKSASLFRGRYHFLGGRFVPPGLERKYQLNLPQYPGTDCVLQL; encoded by the exons ATGTTGAGTGCTCGGGCTCTGTTTGGGATCGGGGTCCTGGTGACGTCCAGAGCCGCCTCAGTCCTCGCTCAGACGGGGACATGTCCTCTGCCCGCTGCAGCTAACAACCACCAGAGCAACTGTTTCAGAAGCAGAGCAGCGTCCACCATGGCCAAGACCATCAAATATCTCGG GCAGGAGGAGGCCCAGCACATTGACGAGGAGCTCTTCAGTGAATACGGCTTCAGTGTGGACCAGCTGATGGAGCTGGCTGGACTCAGCTGTGCCACAGCCATCACACGG GCGTATCCGATCACGTCCCTCGTCAAGGCCAGACCTTCCCTGCTGGTGGTTTGTGGACCAGGTAACAACGGGGGCGACGGCCTGGTCTGTGCCCGACACCTCAAGCTCTTT GGTTACGAGCCGACCATCTTGTATCCGAAGAGGCCCAACAAGCCGCTGTTCCAGGGCCTGACCACCCAGTGCCAGAAGATGGAGATCCCTTTCCTCACTGAGATGCCTGAG GCCAAATTGATTGATGAGGCTTACAATCTGGTGATCGACGCCATCTTCGGCTTCAGCTTCAAGGGAACCGTGCGAGAACCTTTCGGTTTCATCCTGGACGTGCTGGAGAAAACCACAGTCCCCATCGCCAGCATCGACATCCCCTCAG GCTGGGATGTGGAGCAGGGCAGAGCAGACGGACTCCAGCCCGACATGCTCATCTCTCTCACCGCGCCGAAGAAGTCTGCCTCCTTGTTCAGGGGACGGTACCACTTCCTCGGGGGTCGCTTTGTGCCACCGGGCCTGGAGAGGAAGTACCAGCTCAACCTGCCTCAGTATCCCGGCACCGACTGCGTCTTACAGCTGTAG